A region of Kribbella sp. NBC_01245 DNA encodes the following proteins:
- the gyrB gene encoding DNA topoisomerase (ATP-hydrolyzing) subunit B, translated as MNRCPREGVRGGPQPVTDEPTTTDVNPSADSIGSDVPLSTLHLSGAVDGEYDASAIQVLEGLDAVRKRPGMYIGSTGERGLHHLVTEVVDNAVDEALAGYCTKIVVTLLADGGIQVEDNGRGIPVDIVPSEGKPAVTVVLTVLHAGGKFGGGGYKVSGGLHGVGVSVVNALSSRLKVDVKKNGKLYTQSFTIGVPDEDLKEIGTSEENGTTVTFWASPDVFETTTYSFETLSNRFREMAFLNKGLEIVVRDERPEHQLEGVPSEESFKYDEGLVDFVKYLTGTRETVHNNVIAFEAAQGDDSLSLEVAMQWSGSFQESVHTFANTINTHEGGTHEEGFRAALTTLVNSFGEDQGMIKKKEDRLTGDDVREGLTAIISVKLGEPQFEGQTKTKLGNTEVKGFVQKVVNDRLGAWFEQNPQEGREIIRKATAAASARIAARKARDLARNRKGLLGGGGLPGKLSDCQSTNPEECEVYIVEGDSAGGSAKGGRDPKFQAILPIRGKILNVEKARIDKVLQNNEVQAIISALGTGIHEDFDAEKLRYHKIVIMADADVDGQHIRTLLLTLLFRFMRPLIEAGHVYAAQPPLYKIRWSNSAHELAYTEREKDGLMAAGAEAGKKLPKENGTQRYKGLGEMNAQELWETTMDPANRVLLQITLDDAARADETFATLMGDDIEARRNFIQRNAKDVRFLDI; from the coding sequence ATGAATCGATGCCCCCGCGAGGGGGTCCGAGGAGGACCGCAACCGGTGACCGACGAGCCGACCACGACCGACGTCAACCCGTCCGCCGACAGCATCGGCTCCGACGTACCGCTTTCGACGCTGCACCTTTCCGGCGCCGTCGACGGGGAGTACGACGCGAGCGCCATCCAGGTGCTGGAGGGCCTCGACGCGGTCCGCAAGCGCCCCGGTATGTACATCGGTTCCACCGGTGAGCGCGGCCTCCACCACCTCGTCACCGAGGTCGTCGACAACGCGGTCGACGAGGCCCTCGCGGGCTACTGCACCAAGATCGTCGTCACGCTGCTCGCCGACGGCGGTATCCAGGTGGAGGACAACGGCCGTGGTATCCCGGTCGACATCGTGCCGTCCGAGGGCAAGCCGGCCGTCACGGTCGTGCTGACCGTGCTGCACGCCGGTGGCAAGTTCGGCGGCGGCGGTTACAAGGTCTCCGGTGGTCTGCACGGCGTCGGTGTCTCCGTCGTGAACGCGCTGTCCAGCCGCCTCAAGGTCGACGTCAAGAAGAACGGCAAGCTCTACACCCAGTCGTTCACCATCGGCGTGCCCGACGAGGACCTGAAAGAGATCGGCACCAGCGAGGAGAACGGCACCACCGTCACCTTCTGGGCCAGCCCGGACGTGTTCGAGACCACGACGTACTCGTTCGAGACGCTGTCCAACCGGTTCCGCGAGATGGCCTTCCTGAACAAGGGCCTCGAGATCGTCGTCCGCGACGAGCGCCCGGAGCACCAGCTCGAGGGCGTGCCGAGCGAGGAGTCCTTCAAGTACGACGAGGGCCTGGTCGACTTCGTCAAGTACCTGACCGGCACCCGCGAGACCGTGCACAACAACGTGATCGCCTTCGAGGCGGCCCAGGGCGACGACAGCCTCAGCCTCGAGGTCGCGATGCAGTGGTCCGGCTCGTTCCAGGAGTCGGTGCACACCTTCGCCAACACGATCAACACCCACGAGGGTGGTACGCACGAGGAGGGCTTCCGGGCCGCGCTCACCACGCTGGTCAACTCCTTCGGCGAAGACCAGGGCATGATCAAGAAGAAGGAGGACCGGCTCACCGGCGACGACGTCCGCGAGGGCCTGACCGCGATCATCTCGGTCAAGCTCGGTGAGCCCCAGTTCGAGGGCCAGACGAAGACCAAACTCGGCAACACCGAGGTCAAGGGCTTCGTCCAGAAGGTCGTGAACGATCGCCTCGGCGCCTGGTTCGAGCAGAACCCGCAGGAGGGCCGCGAGATCATCCGCAAGGCCACCGCGGCCGCGAGTGCCCGGATCGCCGCCCGCAAGGCGCGCGACCTGGCCCGCAACCGCAAGGGTCTGCTGGGTGGTGGCGGTCTGCCGGGCAAGCTGTCCGACTGCCAGTCGACCAACCCCGAAGAGTGCGAGGTCTACATCGTCGAGGGTGACTCGGCCGGTGGCTCCGCCAAGGGTGGGCGCGATCCGAAGTTCCAGGCCATCCTGCCGATCCGCGGCAAGATCCTGAACGTCGAGAAGGCCCGGATCGACAAGGTCCTGCAGAACAACGAGGTCCAGGCCATCATCTCGGCCCTCGGCACCGGTATCCACGAGGACTTCGACGCCGAGAAGCTGCGCTACCACAAGATCGTGATCATGGCCGACGCCGACGTCGACGGCCAGCACATCCGGACGCTGCTGCTCACGCTGCTGTTCCGCTTCATGCGCCCGCTGATCGAGGCCGGTCATGTGTACGCCGCGCAGCCGCCGCTGTACAAGATCCGCTGGAGCAACTCGGCGCACGAGCTGGCCTACACCGAGCGCGAGAAGGACGGCCTGATGGCCGCGGGCGCCGAGGCCGGCAAGAAGCTGCCCAAGGAGAACGGCACCCAGCGCTACAAGGGTCTGGGCGAGATGAACGCGCAGGAGCTGTGGGAGACCACGATGGACCCGGCCAACCGGGTGCTGCTGCAGATCACGCTGGACGACGCGGCCCGGGCCGACGAGACCTTCGCGACCCTGATGGGCGACGACATCGAAGCCCGGCGGAACTTCATCCAGCGCAACGCCAAGGACGTCCGGTTCCTCGACATCTGA